The Sesamum indicum cultivar Zhongzhi No. 13 linkage group LG6, S_indicum_v1.0, whole genome shotgun sequence genomic interval TCCATATCGTGTGATTTACATCATATCATATAGAAGATTGTATAATTaaggaattgaattttgactgaTTAGGTTATTCATATTCTTCCATGATACACAACACAATTGCTCCCCTCACACACTACTCTACTCGCCCGTTCCCTCTGTCTCTCACTATCTCACTGTCTTGTTGTCTTCTTTGATCTAAGATCAAGTGAGGAActtgaaaagataaaagaaaatacactAATTCATAGTGTGATTCCTtagatcatattttttttaaggattGATTTCTTCTAACAAGGAGATCACAAACCTTTCTCGGTATGGTGTGGATCGTCTTTGGAGGATCTCTATGTTGAGGTCTAGACCATACATTTATGTATATTGCAACTCTCGTTTATATTCATCTATAGCCTCGATTATGTGGATTCTATGTTGTATGTTTAATGATGCATATGTTGCACTGAACACCCAGGAACAATCAAGGGAACACTCCTTGGTCGGattttatgagtttttattatgtatgtttttattgtTTCACGCTTCCACCGTGTATTCCTGGACAGATCGACACCCTTCAAACTAAGAGGGGTTCTATTCTTGTACCCTCCGTGAAAGAGATTTGAATTTGGAGAAAGGAGCAATGCTTGTAGCCGATTCCAAGAAAACGTCAAGGTAACCCTTGGTTTGGATTATGCccttctcattttattttatccatagCCCACGCATGAATAATGCTTGTTTATAATCTCCGCGTTTTATACATCGATAGCTTGAGAACatcaagggtacacccctttattcaatttttaaaaatttttatttcatacttCGCCCGATTCTCAGGCCAATCCACTCCCTTCACCAAAATCGTCGAAAACTTGTATTAACAACGAAATTTCGCCAGAAACTCCATCCCAACAAaggctttttcttttttctctttttgtagTGATATATCTATAGTATTTAGTAAGTGTGAGGGGTAATAGTAATTTGGTCGAAAAAGTATCTATTAACCAAAATACCCTGAAggatatttctttttacacCAAATGATCATAAATTTaagttcttttttaataatattttactaatgtacctttaaaattaattatttgggaaaatatcaattatgatGATcagttatttaattatttttttctttctttaatagaattaaataaaaataatataatcttaAATTATGGACACACATCGAATATGCTCTGGTcgctaatatatatatatatatatatggttacAATTTCTAGGCTCTATTTATTCTAGGCTTAGTCCAAATTTCCCGACCAAGAGCAACATGAATTCCAAGTGAATATCCACTGGGGCTAGGCTGTGGCCCAACATACACAGAAGTGAGCCATTTAATCTGTGCGAAGGGCCTTAAAAAGGCATGATTTTTCATCATCATGCTCAGGTATTGTTACAAAGTTGGGAACAAAAGTATGTGATGCGGGCTGCATGTCTTTAGCCCAATTGACCCGTTGTGCCGAGGTAGGTATTTGTAGCCCAATTTGAGTCTTGGCCCATGACCTTTGTCCATAGTTTTTTTCTGATGGTGGAAAGCCCATTTGAGTACCTTATTTATCCCAATAGATTCAAGGGGTGTTCgcagtaatttttattttagtggtgagaataataattattttattaactgtAGATTTGATATGATCTGCTTATAACttctaatttaaaagaatatttataatagtttttttttttttccgagGGAATAAGGTATAAagaaagttataaattaaggACTAGTAAAAGTTTGAAATGTTCgaaaacattttaaaagtaagaaaaaattgaagttgaagttgaattgtttgaaaaaataatttaaatggatTTATGGCAGAAGTTGGTTGGAatttgcttataatttttaacttaaatctcaattaataaaactaaataattcaGAAGTGTAAGTTGTAAAACAAAATCACTCTTTTGAGCCCATTTTATGCAGTAAGTTGTGTTGTTCCGAAAAACAGCAGTAAGGTCTCTGGCCTATTTTAATGGGTGTTTAAGGTATCTGTTGCTCCGAATACTTCAAATGATCTCTTAGAAATGTTTTGGatcctgcaaaacaaaatagCATTAGGGCCTTATCAAAAGGGATTCTGGCGATGGCTCTTCAAGGCTCATATAAGTCACAAGTTTAAGCTCTTTGAGAAAAAAACTGTAGAACATTGGGGTAGCAATAATTATACGATATATGTCGGTTAGGTTGTACGATTTCATGTGCATTCTTAATCTAAAACATCATCTATGGTATATAGTGGGCCGTACATACTAGAAATGAACAATGGCAAATGGTGGTCCCCCAAGACAAGCAAGTGctttttttattcaagaatGTCTGCCCTTTTCACCAAGTACGGAGGTCTCATAGATTCTTTGGGTACttagtgaaataattatatatgtaaagtcCTTTGATAAGGTTTTCGAACATACTGTTGCTGAAGGTCTCCTGGAGAATACTTTATGATATTTCTTTaggtattaaaaatttttggttaatattCAAGGTGTCTAATGTGCCATTATAAATATCCACACATCAAGTTGATTGGTAAGCGCTTATTTTAAACCTTTGTGTATACTCGCTAAATTAGGTTATGTAGTGTTTGGATTGAAGGAATTGTGATGGGggattattgttgttattgagggaaataacataaataccTCTAAGGAGtgtttattacaattttatgtTGAAGAGTGGCGCCCTCCTGATTCAGGTCAGGTCGGACAACCCAGCTCAAGAGACCCATTTCTTTGAGCTATTGATTTGCCTGACAACACATAAGGCGAGATCACAACACGTGGCTCAAGCAAGCAGACTCTTTCAGACCCTATAAATACACTTCATTTAGGCAAGGTATTTATTACAACTAGACTCGTATTAAATACATTCATATCATTTTCTTCTATCTCGATTCCAAAATTAACTTGAGCATCAAATGATCTTAGATGGGGGCTTCTCAGCAAACCTAAAGATTTGCTCTTTTCTCAGGTCCCAAGTATTATTCCGAAGACGATCGAAGTGACGAACGACCTCAACCCGAATCAAATTGGACCTAAGGATGTCAAATCAATCAAACCTGTTTGGATAAATTCATGCAACAAAAGATTTCGAATCCTCAAACTTtcattttaaactatattttctgATATTATGATggaatccaaatatatttaatatggaGTTATTTGAATTCCTTATTTCAAAATCCTCCTATTAAATCCAAATCCTTTCACTTAAATGTAGCCTTAATTTAAacagttcaaaaataaaaaaatataaattataacatatttttttccgcttatttttataatatatgttgaaAACCCGCACGTTAAGCCAATTGAGGCATAGGGGTAGCCATGTTAACCACAACTCAAATTGATGAAGACGCTCATGATACACACTTTATCTACATGAACATTAGATTAGATTACATGAGGCGACAAGCATTGACATTATCGTCGTTGAAGAAGTTGCTAACTTTGTCATCCCCGCGGTGGGTGACGTGAAGAGAGCCGTGCCTGTCCGCGGTGTTGTAGCCGTGGCGCCAATAGTTGTAGCTCTCTTTGTATTCACTCGTCATGTCCTTGAAGTAGTGGCTCGACGACGTGAAGTAGAGCGGCGGGTTTGGATACGGCCAGAACTCCGCCCTCTTCCCCGCCCGCCTCACCGCCTTCAACACCTTGTTACGATCAACGTATCCGATCACTCTCACCTTCTCCATCTCCAAGTCCACCTCCACCGAGTCGATCCCTATTAATTCAATCATCAATCacgtgtgtatatatagtCTGATTTCGTGTGATTagacataataaaattgtctATCATATATAATCACACGTCTGATTCACCTCATTGTAGCAATCCTAATTTATGGCATAGTGTATCCCGCATACAAAGTGGGATACACTATCTCATCAGTTAGTTTAAGGTAAAATTACGAAATTTCTTTATATGCCGTTTCACTcttcacattaattttttcttgctaGTGAAAATACATgcatgtttgaaaattttacttcaaattatgacaatttaataataaaatataataaaacaataataccgcatttttttttatacttttgagaaatatttgaattttgattagatGTTAAGTTTAAGAaagtagaattttttatacttttataatttttttcaaaattattaaacctTCATATCTCTCTTTTTGTTATTGAATGTCTATTTTAAACGTCTGTTATATATGactaaagattaaaaaaatatatatatattccacaacaattattattgttaaaattatatttcaataaataagagtttctttttcttttgtattaattattcacaAGCAATGGAgtagaaatgaaataacttaaaaaaaacaacaagaaaGTATGATATTAGTAGCAAAATAtcaattgacaattttaaagttatcactaaaattatatattaagtgaaaaaaaaattattatatcactatataattattaatgacaaacattatgtataaaattgtcagtaaatataattagtgacacgTCTATAGTGACAACACCATACAGCgacaattattatttgttttcacTAGGTTGTCATTATATACAATATGTGTtactaattgtatttagtgacTTTGtgcacatttttttattactaattcttgctaataacaatttttaaaaaataatagtaactattaaaaaatcatgaaattcattattgtgacaaaataaatattcttgtaGCTAAGTATATACAATTAgagacaatattaaaattgtcacttgatttttttcactaatgttctttctttttgtagtgAAATAACGTATTTAATCATGCTTTATAATCATTTCAATCAAATACCATATCAGATTATCATATGGGACATCACACATATACAATACGTGAAACCAAATACTATATAATGaatgattggattaattatcCGTCAATATTTCATCCCATCTAATCCTATCATACCTAATTCTATCACACGAAATTGATTGAGAAAACCACGGATAAGCCATGTGACCATCTTTATTTCAGAACAGAGGAAAACAACCACGCATATTGTCGTCAATTTCCTAATAGAAGTTGGTAGTAGAACTGAAAGTgagaattttataagttacaggattttttaaaaaattacatgagaagtggaattaaaagtatacaaaatttaaattatgggatgaaaaatataaaaaattttcatatatatttaattagaataaaagtAAGTAAGGTACCTCTAAGTTTGCGAATGGCATTTTTGACAACTCTTTCGCAGCCTGTGCAACACATCCTGACTTTGAGGTCCACAGTCTGTGAAACATAACTAGGCAGTATTTAGTGGAAGgaaagtaataatttatatgtatttatataatacatagatatatgtatatatatatatattgtagatGGTTTGGTATgatggtaaaaaaaataaataaataaaatacctcGTTGTGTTTGATACGgacaaaagaaattacgaaaaatgaattaaatttttataattttacaaactaaGTCTTTCATCGTCactattttgtattaaaaattaaaaaaaattctaaataattataaattactaaaaatattagaattaagACTGGAAAAGtcattaataaatatacatcAAATAAGAGGTTTTTTAAAGACTATTATTTCAATTGAAGGGagcatttttttatagataaattatttttatatataggtaatataataaataaaaataagatttataGTTTTGACCTTTTTAACCTTATATTTCTACTAAATTGGACGAAAATAAACTTGGGTTTTCGAGGattccacatatatatatatatatatattccagtTTTACTACCCTTTTAAATTGTTCtctctaattaaaatatatatcttattttaattatatatttatttttactttgcaTCAATTTCTCATCTTAACACAACAAGCTCTTAGTattttatccaataaatatatgaatgacTTCCACATAtgtcttattttaaaaaaataaaaatatcaattatctAACTATTCagacaataatataaaaccaAAGATGCTGTCCACTAAAGTGAACAAACATAATTACATATGTATATGCTAATATGCCTCCAGCTTTCTTCTTATTCCATTTGCATTTGTTCCTTTTGCATTTTGGATTAATTCTCTACTACTACTATATTACAtaccttttttaattaattaatattataattacccTACCCAGCCCTTGAGCTATGCatggcatatatatatatatatatgttagatgCTTTTATCTACCTAGCtcctatatatacatataaagaTGCATATATACGATGTTATGGCATGAGGTCTCTGTgcgcatataataaataatcttttacgtattaaaataatataaataaaaataaaatatataaacaaacacaccacaaaaaggaaaaaatacaagcaaccccttgtgatattgcagatgagcaaattacccctctatgaaaaaaaaatagcaatttacctccctgtgttttaaaaaaatgcagcaatttacccctgtatataatttttaaaataaaggatttacctctttagacagagagataaattgcatcattttaaaaaacagagGGGGATagattgctattattttttcataaaagaataatttgctcatttataataccACATAGAGGTAAATTGGATTAAACCatgtttcaaaaaaaaaaaactgacttaaaaatattatcaacacaatgaaaaaaattgatacgaCAGTGCCTcaagttattatttaaatgtaaaaaatattttttttatattagtataaatatattctaatctCCCATCACCAAGGAATTGAATACCATCTTTGCCATGCCATCTTTCAAATTCTGTGTGCCATGAAAATGTATCTATCCCACTCTATTcggattttcataattttaagatGGTGCGACACATATAATCACATAATGCATGTGTATACAATACCTTCTTCGTATGTAAATggcatataatttatatacaacATTGTTATATATGTAGAAGGCTTTATTGCAATTTCGGTTCTATATTTATACGGTATTTAATTTGACGCTTTGatccttaaaaaaatgaaacttgtCATTTGGTCGATTTCGTGATTTAAGAACATATTTtgctgaaaatatttaattttatagtattGCCATGTGCAATTCATATGTCAACTTCAGTTTGAAGGCATACGTAACTTAAAAATATGGTTTTTTGGCTgacttttaattttctgtaaaaatATGTCCTCAAATCGTggaatttacaaaaataatggacCAAATCGTAAGTTTTATTTCTTAAGGATCAAAACACTTAATACCTATAATTACAAGACAGAAAATACAACAAACCATATGTAAAATGCAATATAAGATGAAAACCAATTTACAAGATAGAGGATATTGGGATTGTTAATGCAATTAAAGCTACAAGTAGATTATAGtgaaagagggaaaaaaactcacaaaacacaaaagaacGTAATTAATTAAGCGTCTGAACTCTGAGAACAGACGCACGGTTTCTTCTTtataatacacacacattcaTCTCTACTCAAgcaaacattcaaaatttgaacTCAAAATCTCAAAAGAGATCTTGCGATTTGATTGGATTATTCCCTTGCGCCTTGTTTACTGGGACGGATTTGatatgttcatttatttttttctggcCTGCTTGACAAAAGTCAGACCGGTCTAgtataaacaagaaaaataggtGGATTTAAATCCCACCAAAGGTGGTGGGATTTAAATTCAGAGGGGCTCacttattttggataaatattttatttccatttgtGCCATCAATGCTCcatttttgacaatttttttttaaacttggCAAATTTGCAAGCTTTCATATTCTTCCTATTCTCACCATCGTCGGCGCCGTTGACACCTCTCCCATCCCATTCATCTCCCATTGTCGCCACCTCCCTCGCCTCGCCTGGCAGTCCATCTCCATCTTCCCCGTTTCCTACCTTGCTCGCTCATCCGCCACTGCCCTCCATCTCCCCACTCCTCCCTAGTTCCGCCACCTCCCTTGCCTCCTGGCGTCGCCCACCTCACTCCTCCATT includes:
- the LOC105164391 gene encoding heavy metal-associated isoprenylated plant protein 30 yields the protein MVKLLERLFGSLVTALAYCFFGYQDHSATKRPKHNYHHRAPTSHRPLSLQTVDLKVRMCCTGCERVVKNAIRKLRGIDSVEVDLEMEKVRVIGYVDRNKVLKAVRRAGKRAEFWPYPNPPLYFTSSSHYFKDMTSEYKESYNYWRHGYNTADRHGSLHVTHRGDDKVSNFFNDDNVNACRLM